One Cucurbita pepo subsp. pepo cultivar mu-cu-16 unplaced genomic scaffold, ASM280686v2 Cp4.1_scaffold000191, whole genome shotgun sequence genomic region harbors:
- the LOC111784355 gene encoding cysteine proteinase inhibitor 1-like, which translates to MTKALFFMASLLLYVLSLSSLAVATQRLDLAGSYKPIKNIDDPEIQSLGEFAVTEHNKQTKTQLQFQKVISGDMQIVAGTNYKLRLTALEGTDSRTYGTLVFTDLNNKNNLINFFNVPN; encoded by the coding sequence ATGACTAAGGCTCTTTTCTTCATGGCTTCTCTTCTCCTCTACGTCCTATCGCTATCGTCGCTTGCGGTAGCAACCCAACGTTTAGATTTGGCAGGCAGCtacaaaccaataaaaaacataGATGACCCCGAGATTCAAAGCTTAGGTGAGTTCGCAGTGACCGAAcacaataaacaaacaaaaactcaaCTTCAGTTCCAAAAAGTGATTAGTGGAGATATGCAAATTGTGGCCGGGACAAACTATAAGCTTCGATTGACAGCTCTTGAGGGGACTGATAGCCGAACCTATGGCACCCTTGTGTTCACTGACctcaacaacaagaacaacctTATCAACTTCTTTAACGTCCCCAACTAG